One window of the Alligator mississippiensis isolate rAllMis1 chromosome 5, rAllMis1, whole genome shotgun sequence genome contains the following:
- the LOC106737861 gene encoding pro-adrenomedullin, which produces MAPRCLPELLQCLLLVASVPCESRSLGDVASRRHPLPMVSFLERLRGAPPVPPAPREPGSEAWGSAQGYVRPEDVREGLGLPGSPRRRPPRQVSPLSPGRGCHLGTCQTQNLASLLYHFGSKDLKDDSRKTSKGTADPLGYGRRRRGAAGRGSPTGT; this is translated from the exons ATGGCCCCCCGctgtctgcctgagctgctaCAATGTCTGCTGCTTGTGGCATCGGTGCCCTGTGAGTCCCGGAGCTTGGGGGATGTTGCATCCAG GCGACACCCCCTGCCCATGGTTTCCTTCCTGGAGCGGTTGCGGGGAGCACCCCCGGTGCCGCCAGCCCCCCGGGAGCCGGGCTCTGAGGCCTGGGGCAGTGCCCAGGGCTACGTACGGCCAGAGGATGTGCGAGAAGGGCTCGGCCTGCCTGGCAG CCCCCGGCGCCGGCCCCCACGCCAGGTGTCCCCACTGTCCCCGGGCCGCGGATGCCACCTGGGTACATGCCAGACCCAGAACCTGGCCAGCCTACTGTACCACTTCGGCAGCAAGGACCTCAAGGACGACTCCCGCAAGACCAGCAAGGGCACAGCCGACCCCCTGGGTTATGGGCGACGGCGGCGGGGGGCAGCTGGACGAGGGTCCCCCACGGGCACATAG